The Planctomicrobium piriforme genome contains the following window.
GACAGAAGTGCCGGTTGTGGCGAAGGGGCAGAACGCACTGCAGCGCGGACGCTCAGCGGGCTGAACAAGACCGCTCCAAACAGAATCGTGCTGAGGACGGTGTTGCGGAGAAACGGCAATCCGGCGGCATAGCAGGCGAGAAGCCCCGCAGGCGTGTCGGGGTATGTCGGATACGCCTGCCAGACGACCGTGTTCGTGATCAGGAAGAACAGCACGCAGCTCACGGCCCCGATCGCGACCAGTCGCGCAGGCGACTGAGACGTTTTCAACAGAAGGCCAAGTGCCGCGCAAATTGCAGTCGCCACATAGACGCTGAGCGAGACCGGAACAGAAATCAGATCAGGCCGGCCTGTCACTGCCAGAATCGCGACGTCTCCCAGAAACATCATCGAAACCGGGAGCCAGATCGCCGTACGCGGCGAACTATAAAACGCGCCGCCGAACAGGCACAGCGGAATCAGCGGCGAGAAATTCCACGGATAGATGCTCACCGACATGTCGAGCGGCAAACCGAACCGCGACAGCACGAACGGCAGCAGACGAATCGACAGCGTGTAGGCAAACAGGAAGGCAATCACCGGCCAGCGAACGGTGACTTGTTCCTTCGAGGGGGCGGTATTTGGCTGCATGGTGGATCTCTTGTCTTGATGAATTTCGAAATCCGAAGCACGAAATCCGAAACGCATTCAGTATTGTGAATGAAGTTTCGAACTTCGAAATTCATGCTTCAGGTTTTGGCTGCAACAACCGTTAATCCTTGTTCAACTTCTTCTGAAGATCCTCGATGTACTTGAGGTCCTTTGGGATTTCCCCGTAGGTGGTCATCAGTCCGTGTTTTGGACAGGTGAAAGCTTTCGGGTTGGTCTCTGGGCTTGCGTCCAAAGGGACATCTTTCCATCGATCGCAGCCTGGGCACTGGGCACAGTAGGCTGCTCTCGTAATGGTCTCTTTCCCGGTCTTGGGATTCTTCGTCGGCAGCACGGTGGTGGGCCGGGCCTTGAAGATGTAGCGGGATTGGGTGTCGATGACCACCACATAGTCTTTTGCGTCCTTGGTTTCCTCCCCGGCGTAGGCGGGGGCGATCACCAGGAGGAGCAGACAAGTAGAGAATAGTTTATGCATGGTTATGGTCCGTTCAACAGGTGAGTCGTGACTGCCTGAACCTCAGGATCTTTTGAATGCTGATTCAGGTTGGTGATTTCAGCTCGATACAACTTGGCGGAGAGGGGCTTCTTCTGTAAGAAGATCAGTCCTCGCTTCACATTCTTGACGTCGGAGGAATTCAGGTCATTTTGGACCCTGGTGAATTCCTCTTTAGAGGTCTGGTATCTCGTGAGCAGGTCCTCTTCCGAAAGTGTTGGGGCCTTTGAACAGCCGCATAACAACAATAAAGCAATGGTGAGGCAGGTTCGCATGATCTAGAACTCCGAGACGGTTTCCCCGCCGTTGAATGTGACCAGGGCCTTGATCACGTTGAAGTCTAAACTTGCACCCACGAATCGGACTGAGCCGTCCCCCATGCAGATTTGGGCGCCACCGACGTGCAGGCTGTGAAGAGATTGTCCGTAGTTGCACCCTAAGGTGCCTACTGCCGGAGTATATGGTACGAAGATGTCGCAGGCGGTGAATGGGGTCTGGCCTGCAGGGGTGTATCTGCCGTTAATGTTAGCCATCTGAGTAAAGAAGTTTTTGTGACCGGCCCACAGTCCGTTCTGAGAGTTTGGAGCCTCCCCGATGATCATCGTATTTGACAGACCATCGGTCACGTCCCGCATGGACATCCTTTTGGTCACGGGATCGAAGTTCCCGGGATTCGGGAAGATCGCGCCTTGCATGATCCCGTTCGGGTTCACCCCTGATGACTTCGATGGGAAAGCGTCGTTTCCGAGTGCTGCGTGATAGAGCCCACTGTAGTCGGTACGACCGTAGTCTGCCCCGCTGTAGGTTCTTTTCAGGTCCGATTCCGGGTTCGATGGACACAGGAAGACAGGGAGCTGGGTGACCGTGACATCGGTGTTGGGGGTCTCGAAGAACCACTTGGTGGAGTCATACTTGTTGTAGATGGGTGCTTGGTCGACGTATGGCAAAAGGGCGGTACACCAACTGGTCATTTTCCTTTGCAGGTTGGTCGCGGTGTTGCTGGCGGTCCCGTTTGGACCGCCCGGGTGGAAGACCCCGAAGGTGTCGTGATAGTTGTGGAATGCCAGGCCAATCTGCTTCAGATTGTTCTTGCACTGGGATCTTCTAGCGGCTTCACGAGCCTGCTGCACCGCCGGCAGCAGCAATGCAATGAGGATGGCAATGATCGCAATCACCACCAGCAGTTCGATCAGCGTGAAGCCAGACTTCCGGTCAGCACTCTTCCCACTCAACACTCGACTCTCAACGCTCAACTCGTTCACGACAATCTCCCGTTGTCTGCCTGCGCAGGCGAGAACCTATTCGCAGGCAATACGTCGTGACCAATGAGGAGGGTCGCAGAACGAAAAGCATCGCGCAGGTCGACTGACGGCAGCAAGCTGCCAGACAGGAAATCAATTCAACGACCTGATGCGCCCGCCCTGAGCAAAGCGGGCATCGTGAAGCCGATCGCGCACGCCGTGCGCGATCTTTCGTCCGGTTGCGGCCTTTGACCTCGAAGGTTCCGACAGTTCACGAATTCTGGGCAGGTCTTCTGACTTCCGGATCGTCCGACTCACCGCGCCTTCCCGCGTCGATTCTTGACGCAGTGGCGATTGCGGCTTTTGTCCCCGGTTACAGCGGCGGGACCGCGACGGAATTGCACCGTCTTCCCTATTCTCCCGTAAGCGACACGCTCGCGGGCACCCGATTCGATTTGCGGATGCTACGAAAGTTTCAGTTGAAGTCAATTGCCAGCCTGCACAATTGGACTGAAGTGCACAAGTGGGAACCGTACCGACCCTCCGAGTTCCGCACACCAGAAAACGTCTGGCAGGCCGTCAGGCATTGCAGTAAGGTGCCCTCGGCAATCCGAATTTCGAACCACTGAAGAGTGCGTGGCCATATGAGTTTGTGGGAAATTATTCTGCTGGGGATCGTGCAGGGGATCTCCGAATTTCTGCCGATCAGTTCGGACGGGCATTTGGTCGTCATCGAGGCCCTGCTGGGCCACAAGACCGAGAATCTCTCTCTCAACATTGCCCTGCATTTCGGCACGCTGCTGTCGATTCTACTGGTGTACCGCAAAGACATTATTCCGGTCCTCAAGCAGCCGAAACTCGTGGCGGCAATTGTCGTGGCGACCTTGCCCGTCGTGATCGCGGGGGCGTTGCTCGGCGACATGTTTGAAGCCGCTTCCAATTCTCCGCTGATCGCTGGTTTTGGACTGCTCTACACCGCCGGCCTGCTGTTCATGACGCCGGGGATCGACAACGGCACGCGGGAGATGAAAGACATCCGGCTGCGTGACGCACTCGTCATCGGCTTGCTGCAGGCGGTGGCTCCCTTGCCGGGCGTCTCGCGTTCCGGCAGCACGATTGTCGGCGCACTGCTGATGGGCATTCGCC
Protein-coding sequences here:
- a CDS encoding DUF1559 domain-containing protein, whose product is MNELSVESRVLSGKSADRKSGFTLIELLVVIAIIAILIALLLPAVQQAREAARRSQCKNNLKQIGLAFHNYHDTFGVFHPGGPNGTASNTATNLQRKMTSWCTALLPYVDQAPIYNKYDSTKWFFETPNTDVTVTQLPVFLCPSNPESDLKRTYSGADYGRTDYSGLYHAALGNDAFPSKSSGVNPNGIMQGAIFPNPGNFDPVTKRMSMRDVTDGLSNTMIIGEAPNSQNGLWAGHKNFFTQMANINGRYTPAGQTPFTACDIFVPYTPAVGTLGCNYGQSLHSLHVGGAQICMGDGSVRFVGASLDFNVIKALVTFNGGETVSEF
- a CDS encoding undecaprenyl-diphosphate phosphatase; this encodes MSLWEIILLGIVQGISEFLPISSDGHLVVIEALLGHKTENLSLNIALHFGTLLSILLVYRKDIIPVLKQPKLVAAIVVATLPVVIAGALLGDMFEAASNSPLIAGFGLLYTAGLLFMTPGIDNGTREMKDIRLRDALVIGLLQAVAPLPGVSRSGSTIVGALLMGIRRDAAANFSFYIAVPAIAGAVLKEMLFDDPILTVSMAYISIGAGVAFAVGVVALYGLLRIVSARKLIWFAWYVLALAIATIFGSLNGWL
- a CDS encoding DUF6580 family putative transport protein translates to MQPNTAPSKEQVTVRWPVIAFLFAYTLSIRLLPFVLSRFGLPLDMSVSIYPWNFSPLIPLCLFGGAFYSSPRTAIWLPVSMMFLGDVAILAVTGRPDLISVPVSLSVYVATAICAALGLLLKTSQSPARLVAIGAVSCVLFFLITNTVVWQAYPTYPDTPAGLLACYAAGLPFLRNTVLSTILFGAVLFSPLSVRAAVRSAPSPQPALLSE